Proteins encoded by one window of Sphaerodactylus townsendi isolate TG3544 linkage group LG04, MPM_Stown_v2.3, whole genome shotgun sequence:
- the LOC125431226 gene encoding olfactory receptor 52R1 translates to MPPLNASWTPSHPSSFLLGGIPGLERVQGWIAVPLCVMYVAATLGNCTLLYIVKVEPGLHEPMYLFLAMLAVTDLLLATSTVPKMLAVFWLGSGAIGFHICLAQMFFIHAFSSVESGVLMAMALDRYVAICFPLRHSAVLSLPVIVRLGGLILLRGVILVSPFCFLAHRLPYCGHRFIAHAYCEHMAVVKLACGDARVNTAYGLFVAFVVVGFDVFIIATSYAMILKAVLMLPSSEARVKAFGTCASHVCILLSFYIPGLFTFLTHRFGHDVPHHVHIMVAILYLLVPPTLNPIVYGAKTKTIRDRVLTVFLIPGERGQLLCHKRALVFDQ, encoded by the coding sequence ATGCCCCCTCTGAATGCCAGCTGGACCCCCtcgcacccctcctcctttctgctgGGGGGCATCCCAGGGCTAGAGCGGGTGCAGGGCTGGATCGCCGTCCCGTTGTGCGTCATGTACGTTGCTGCAACGCTGGGAAATTGCACCCTTCTCTACATCGTCAAGGTGGAGCCCGGCCTGCATGAGCCCATGTACCTCttcctggccatgctggccgtCACCGACCTGCTCCTGGCCACCTCCACTGTGCCCAAAATGCTGGCTGTCTTCTGGCTGGGCTCCGGAGCCATTGGCTTCCACATCTGCCTGGCCCAGATGTTCTTCATACATGCTTTCTCGTCCGTCGAGTCTGGCGTGCTGATGGCCATGGCTCTGGACCGCTACGTGGCCATTTGCTTCCCCCTCCGGCACTCTGCCGTCCTCTCCTTGCCGGTGATTGTGAGGTTGGGCGGCCTCATCCTGCTGCGTGGCGTGATCCTCGTCAGCCCCTTCTGCTTCCTGGCCCACCGGCTGCCCTACTGTGGCCACCGCTTCATTGCCCACGCCTACTGTGAACACATGGCGGTGGTGAAGCTGGCTTGCGGGGATGCCCGAGTCAACACGGCTTACGGCCTCTTCGTGGCTTTTGTCGTCGTTGGCTTCGACGTCTTCATCATCGCCACATCCTATGCCATGATCCTCAAGGCTGTGTTGATGCTCCCCTCCAGCGAGGCACGGGTCAAGGCCTTTGGGACCTGCGCCTCCCATGTCTGTATCCTCCTCTCCTTCTACATTCCTGGTCTCTTTACGTTCCTCACGCACCGGTTTGGTCATGATGTTCCCCACCATGTCCATATCATGGTGGCCATACTCTACCTTCTGGTCCCGCCCACTTTGAACCCCATTGTGTATGGGGCCAAAACCAAGACCATCAGGGATAGAGTTCTTACCGTGTTCCTTATTCCAGGAGAGCGGGGGCAGCTCTTATGCCATAAGAGGGCTTTGGTCTTTGACCAGTAA